Within Spinacia oleracea cultivar Varoflay chromosome 4, BTI_SOV_V1, whole genome shotgun sequence, the genomic segment ggagatcgtcgccggaacaatgtatgggttaggaaggctcagccgcctgtagaaacagtgactaatctagttgatgttgataatccttctcccaccattgtctgtgcccttgaggctgagcaggctgtaactgagaatgtttctgaagtcttggcatctttggaagttagtgtccagaagccggttcttatggagattaaTATAGGGACAGcgtagaagactgtgggggtggatcctgcgaaccttgccctctacaagactttatttgatgatccggaagaactagaatagtgtagttcctgctagggtgtaggtgccctttgtttattccagttgtgtttgtttttccttcttagcacttttgttttccttcttatttttttttttaataaaggcgtattttatttttgttttcgttttttgcatctcctccttttttatattttatatatgtctaacactttttgcacaatgtatatattttttacttgattggaccgaatccataaataggattgcctacgtatctttgttagaatcaggtcgcgcgtagttcttgcTAGAATAAATTCCAGGATGCCGGATTtaaatagatatgccctgaggtggaaacctattatttaatcggtcaaatgagtgaagtattatcattattttcgtctgctgtTTTTTGCCGTAAACCAcgtataaaaattaaatttcaagtgttttttgtacggctattttttggtacgcatatctagatacgtgctgtaccccccaagtgttttcgttatttttccgttatgtgcggataaaatgacgaacactttctggaaaaaagttaggcaggcagagagtttcaacgcccaggctggggcgtcaaagatttcggcgcccagccctgggcgctgaaagtgatttctgggcggtcattttttgacgctttgcttctcATGTTCTTGCacttatttcttttctctttgtttcgtgctttgcttttttactcgtattaaaatcaattttgaggctatttcggaggcttttttgactgttagcgtgagacgcatttttgtccggattaattttttctattcgtgactcgaaacagttttgagaatggggttagtgtgttGAGGATATGAAGATATTTgtataggcttttgagtgggctgatgtgcgtgttgatgccgggggcggcgtttatttttatgagtttttttttttgagcaacatttgtatggtttcttttgctttctttgggttgcatgggttagacccttatgttttggtaatatgataatgtggttctcttttggggtttgatgaatttcgatgtcaagattcaagaccgagtgggccttgtttattgggcctagagtgggccgcctcttcggaagtacgtttggtgctcttTTAGTGTTACAAATAAAGtttttaggaggaatattacgcctttattaatttggaaagtaaggaaaacacactgaaataaaattaacctatattctaaggggtcttaggaccatctaaagcctttattttttctaccaatcgaaagaactactaggcgctttttactatggtgctctatatggctcaagccttgggtttagtctcgtaaaactttggtccttcaccggtactcatcttgaattctattccttttgcgttgacccactgatgtgtcttcacccatccgttctcgatctcttctagtgttgatgcaggagagattaaccgggttggatagaaaccttcatcttgtaaagctagggtagtcatcacagtcttgtcctccataggcctcgattcgttaaacaatgtccatagagcctggttgtccaatatttcagctgttttggtcttggtgaggtggggtacctcatccaaggtgtggcagtcatggaaaatttcaaatccgggttttagcaagccatcctgaacgaagggttcagggaaatcacagcatgggtgttcttctccttcccgaacgaacatcccgttaagggtcctttgatatggggaaaggagggtggtttgtttggccttgttgaggcgtagcccagacaggcggtcagcaatatcttcctccgttggttcatagcctaagccaaagggagtagatttgttgggtaaaggatggaatgtgcattccttcttccttatgcccaatggggttcctggaaaataaccttgagctaacagcattctagggacgactcgggatgcgcgcgggtctaggaatgctggatcataatcttcgatgaactggattgcttcatccatttgaaacccataaaggtcgtctgcagtttcggccgttccaaccatactacaattgacgtcgaggggaagggcgcggatttccagtattaccccgttatggttaagtttaaccatttggtgcaaggtagaagccacacctcctaagtcatggagccaaggtcgccccaagaggaggttgaaagtgggcttgatgtccattatttgaaactccgtggtgcgtgccacaggcccggtttgtatggtaaggttgatttttcccaacacaggccttcgagagttatcataggctcgtaccccttgcgtggaggtttggaagtcatatTTTCCTAGCCCCAatcaatgggcggttcgcaatgggaaaacgttaaccgctgaacagttatctacgagcgctagggggatgttttctcctttgcatccgaccactagatagagggctttattatgagcacccccctccttgggcaagtctttgtcagtgaaaactatggccttttctccagcatctctcgtgacgtggctaaccaatgagtcaggtgtgatatctgttgGTACCGacatgaggtcaagtgagcggataagcttttcgcgatgttcctttgaagtacacatgaggtcccagatggtaatctcggccttggttctttttagctgcttcaagagaggattttcattgacttccgcgacggtggtgtgccgtccattctcaggagtttgtctcactgggatatcgtccataggaggtgggcgaatattcgattgatatatccttccggatcgggtgagattgtcgacttcaggttactgaggggtggtgtcaatgagagcatacccgtgccaagtttcagtaaagaggtcctggcccgagacttgagacaggtagatatcttcagcatcatcatcccacacgccgcacacttctctctcgattcgatccatagggaccacagcgagtggtgcaccttgaggtgtaatatacaccgtagggtcgaagttctcattttctggttggtcgagagagacgtgacaagagccgagtgggcttttgttgttgttgggtttgccaacattagggagcggtatcacttcattctctatcatgtcctggatcgtatgttttaggttccagcagttttcagtgtcatgcccatttccttgatggaatttgcagtaagtctcctctacggcatggacttcttgggcttgggatgtgttgcccctgttgtaggcgttgcttttgtatgcgggtttactttgtattttttttgcgagatcatcctcgatctttattcccacatcataaactcttttgaaagtgtcaagtcccaggtacctaaggtgttgtctgtaagccgggtccaggttgtcaatgaatttttggaccaattctgtttcgggaggcctattgattagctgggccgcctggtccctccgtctagcaaagtaggttgtgaaaccttcatttttcttttggaagagaacttccagctcgcgcatggtgacttgaaaatccgtgttcgacgagtattgcttgatgaagatattgacaaagtcttcccaagtggggaagagcttagggtcctggtggtagtaccatttgagcggcacaggttccaaggacaaaggaaaggcaggtaaatacatggacttgtccacgcctttgaagttcatggcattcacaaagatcaatagatgatcacggggattgtccgtggctttaaactttggtaagtcagatgaactaaacttttctggtagttttccaggaaaaggttcaggatcaagggagaagtacttgctccccatggtttgctgtaggaccattttttcaatcctcttctcgttatcgaggtcatttttggcttgtgcagccgctaaggcttcgttttccattttcagttggcccatgagttgggtcatttgggccatctggtctcgtaattcttcgatggacatgtttgagggtgcgaatcgaggttggggaagcggagatccttgaaatgagggatgacggacggagctcaGAGTCACTAAACTTGGTGTTGGcaatgtatcttcgagacgcactaacctttgatttggATCGgtaccaagtggcagaaccattcctatgcataagataagctaaagttcaggccccaaagtttcaagcattacttagtctagactttgactctcttcttcgctctttctttttttggtacacttttggttctcttttttggtcattctttggattttcgaaacacttgcccattgtgacattcatagttattggcatgttcggttttggtgccgagcattgtcgtcgtaggaggcctaacaacgactcgaagagttatttatatattttttggtcgctttaagaatcgagtgcttttcatacgcccttgcagcaattttttacGAATGGTTTGTTTTTGCTACATaatttttgcgcgggcaccgaggctgctgcgcctgaccaaaaggccaggcagcaacttcagcgcccaacgtagggtgtgagaaattatggcgcccagccaggagcgttgaaaatgcgtccctggctggttctcgttttctgtttatgtctacttttgtttttgcgactttaattttgcgtgcttgccttataacgtcctttacgcgttgtgcagcgtttgtgggattcgttacaggccatcccgagcgtcgcttatttttgtggcgatcgttcgggtttgcggaacacgtatttcggtataactctttggccaattggtttatgaatgttttggcaatttttaaggtcgttggttttctaacattgtttgtcacacacaattaTGCATTTCGCTACacgtaactaacattacatcatgaggcaatactaatatgtcatgtagtttatgttaggcttctatgggtagtatttgcgcctggcttggtaccgcttctatcgcagatccaacacatgccccggtcgaggtagtgccttcaacagacgaatttcgcccaagaggccaatcacgatgtaaggcaagggggcatgcaccaatgagagggacctaatgggcgagcgattgggtttgggacgggtgtactactagcaaaagtgccgagtggacaacatccgaagcgtatgcaccctccggttggcgatgggtatccttagtcctaactccctgagggagccaagattcgttatgcggttctgccctttcacattaatatgctgattttcaggtcgtcccaacttgatggggaaataaacgcggggtaggatcgtttcacccttcggctattttgattacctacaagcacgagtatttccttcactatcccagtGGAGtctccactgtgagggggtcgaaaaagcacgaagctaatgcgtgacctcgtccctcgtgggtgtgacgtttctttttgtcaaatcaagtgtaattggatttcctgtgagtttacacccaattgactagtaatataggagtcgtcattcagtttttaacgacaatgagaaaaactgacaaaacccagttatcgtgacataaagggagtgcaattatgtttgaccacgacggccgtaggttcccttgtgatccctggtgtggggatctctcaacatacaccccgtaaggtagagattgagggttcgggggactgtaactaccgagaggagtactcgctcgtcgataactccagaggcaggatatccttactagctcagcataaataattgaagggacatgcgttaactattaaactaatctgaattgattttagcaatatgcaacatataatgctaattcgatcgtggttatctgatttaaatagcattaagggacctagcatgataatccgatttcccaaaaatattatatttgttaggcgtgatagaacaatcagattaggttagtttaacagttcataaaaagggcgaggaaagcagttaaatcatcgaaaagggacacattacgacgcacccttgagaggtgcgtcacggttctcagaaaactaaccactttgactttgctatttttccttttatttaacgaatctcaaattacgggacaggatacgttctgttcgatttttggatcgattgcgacagaacgcgtgatcaatttcgcagcgtgaggcttaggcttaggggtttagagtcaatactcagaataataattgtgttttcttttcacgtcgaacttggggccctatttatagaaaagagtttgtggaaagatagaatcgtagaactctaatccacgaggaattgggaaagaacacgtcccaggtaatttaaGCGCCCAGGGCAGGGCGCCCaaaatttcggcgcctagagccaggcgttgaaaatagggtctgggccgtttctttgtcagattcggactctttgaatccggagtgtatgagacttaatcgagtcttttagtgcgtattaattttatgatggaatgcatctgggcccgttacgaactctaggctcgttaggattttaattaatacgtaactcttattttcgaatcatattaggaacaagattctctcgcaatttctatctcatttaggatttatgttggagtgcaacacctaattctgacaggtttctatcttttatgacttgtcacttttaacaactacccattatggcagttactattttttgcaggtttccataaatagcaggtttttataaatagcaggtttcgggtgaaatgaaaaggggaattgagattcgttattttataggagatgcgttgtcaagtggagatttatgttctcatcatcgaaccttccctttcgggaatggggacaaaagtaggtgtctacaatacctATTTCTTTATAGAGTTTAACTGAATATAGTTCTTtttttaagatatatttttgTTGTGCTAGTCTATTTCTTTGCTTAGTATTCATATAAATTGGAGGTAGTCTACATCGCTGGTGGACAACGATGAACTGACCCATACCcaccctttaaaaaaaaaaaaaaaaaaatattggataGATGGCCCACCCTTAAATAAATGTGTACAAGTTTGCTAACTTGTTATATACTGTCAACggtaatataagtattgtcattgttgtatatataccgtaattgttgtattaaaatactgtcaaaaTCACCAAAAACAGGAAACTATGTATACAAGGgtaatgaaatagaaaaagtaaagggaccacttaaataatggataaaagtgttgcatattaaatgaatgggtaaaagtaTGTATACAAGAGTTTTATAAGTATTATCatcgtttgcataaatactgtcattgttgtattaaaatactgtcattaTTGTATCAATTACTGTCATATTGTCGATACTTAGTAAattttttgacttttcaactcatgaaTCGAAAATACAATTTTTCCCTGGGTATGGGGTCATTTTATCGCTGTGGGGGTAGCCTGCCTCATATAAATTGTACCCGATCATCTTGCCACATCAATACCTTTTTCATTATTTACTTGGCTACCCAACTCTTAAAATTAAGTTGACAAACTTATACAAAAATATAAATCAGTTTTCTCTTGTTCAAAAGTTCTTCTCTAATCTTAACTTGAAGACCATGAATTTCAGGAAAGTTTGTCATAAAAGTGTTCAACCAACTACCTTCCCTTAATCATAACTAATCATACCAAAACACTGCTACAAGTGGAGGAGCTTCATTATCACCATAAATTGAAAACTCAAATAACTTCTTTTTTTCTCTTATAGAATAGCAAAATGAAAATTCTACTAAGCCTTGTTCTATTAACATTGTTTTCActtattttaagaaaaataagtttaataagataagttcaagaaaaataagtgaatATCAGATAAATATAACATAGCATAAGATAAGATTGAGGGTAAAATTAAACAATAACATTATAGAGCAATTAGATGTTGGTTGGTTCATTTAGTTGGCTTGGCCAAATTAAAAAGTCAAAAACTATGTttgataaaaatataaaatcgaCCGTTGCTGCTTTACCAAAGGAAAATGTCAAAAggcaataaaacatcatttaccAAAATCGATAggattatatgataaataaaaataaaaataggggcttaataataagaaaaatgaaagtATAAAAGAAGCATAGTGGGAAATCGGCTAAATCCCCTATATTCATCATGAAAACATGATAATGTTGATGACTATTGAGTATTGAAGATAAATAGATAATCAACATTCAATATTGGCATGGCCAACATTGTGGTAAAGATTCCAAaacttattattgttttttccccatttaaattaaaaaaaaataataacattaaaaacACTGACAACACAGAATGCAAAGAAACTTTTGAAAGGGACGTTCCTCCTAACATCCACATTACGAGTTAACTTTTAGTGAGACGAAAAAACACCAAATACAAATCTAGTAGGCCCATGACAACCCAATCCACCCGTGTGGCCCGTCAGACCCCCACCAATATGTCACCGTCCCGGGTTGGGGCCCATGTGGATCCCTCTCTTATGTTAATCTCTAGGAATTAAGGGCTTGATTAAGCCCAATACCTAAGCCCATAAAAGGCTCAATTTCTCACAACCACACGTGTGCTTTAAATGCTCCTAGAAATGGTCAGATTATTTTGTTCCTGTGCCCATAAAATTGCCATTCATGGAATTGGATACTCCTACTCTTCTTCCCACACCATGTATTTTCTGGTTCTTATCCATATTTTTCTaaggtattttatttttaaaaaattagttTCTACTAAGTGCTTGATTTATGTGGGGGCTTATTTATTTACCGtctcatattactcaaaatcgCTATATTTATTTACCCATATGTCCTCTTATATTTACGTTCTTCATTTACCTTCTTTCAATTCTAACCTTCCCACTCtcttcaacaacaacaacaacaacaaaaaaacccCTCTAACCTTCCCACCACATTTCTGACCACCGGCACCTCCGGCTGCCACCATCTCGACTGCCACTTTCGGGTATCAAACCAAATACCGCATTTTGTTACATGTCCGAGTCTACCGTTGGAACCTCAACGACTTCACAAGAgggttatatttttttatttttttctccgtacagacttatgcattttaaccTTGTACCATGGTGCAGACTTATAAATTTTAACCTTGTACCACGGTTCAGACTTATAAATTTTgagcttcgaccatggtatagactaaagaattttaagctcgtaccatggcaGGAGCTTAAAATCCataagtttgtaccatggtcgaacgcaaaatttataagtctataattttatttttccctgggtaaattaattcaaattcaacaacaaattaaacccttaaataacatatatttatgcatattaaactCGCACCATGGTGTAGaattatgcattttaagcttctgccatggtacgagcttaaaattcaCAAGTCTATACCATGGTCAAAGCTCAAAATTTATAAGTCTGTACCATAGTACGAGCTTAATATTCATAAGTATGTACCATGGTATAAGCTTAGAATGCATAAATCTGTGAAATTTTTCTAGACAAAAAAAATCGGTCGAGGTCTTTTCACCGGACAAATGTGTGGCAATTGGTGGTGGTTGGTTGATGAAGCACCAGTAGAGGTATTATCTCCAATAACGGGAGAGGTGAAAGTGGGGGGAGAGAAAGAAATGGAAAGTTGGAATAAGTGTATTAATGTAAAATAGTAGGGCGATTTTGAGTATATATATTGAAGCGGTTTTTAACGCTCCATTTTATGTGATGACCTACCTTTGTGTACGTCTCTCTCTGTTCATAAATAAGTGTCTTGTTTTCATAAAACAGTGTCTTTAATAAGTGTCATATTTCTATTTTCGGACATAATATTTTACCATTTTTCCATAAatcattattgttttttcttacacatactacatttttcccactttttcattcccacatccacttttatttgtactttattaataaacaattacggagtactatttTATCCTTTccccaagaaaaaaaaaacactcacactcatttttttttttcttacatacTTCTCATTTTAATAGGACACTTTTTAAAAACGGATGGAATATTGTGCTTAATGTGACAGTATAGAGCGGGTAAGGAAAATAAGTTCATTCCAGCATCAATAAACGGAAATAAGACAAACGTCAAGATACATTAATATATGTCTTGATCAGAAAATATAGTCAGCCtagaattttaaaatatacacaGGTTTACTCTAATCTTAAAAGTTAGTCACAAACTCACAACTTGTAAAATGGAAGGATACTTACTCCGTATTACCAATTATCATACCtgtacggggtgtcctaccggTACTACTTGATACCGGCAGAATTCCCCGTAAGTAAACATTAACCTGCAGGTAATCTGGTCGTCTTAGGTAAACAACACCTACCGGCATATTTGAAGTCTCTTAACGGCATTATCAAGAAGACGGCCAACCATCGATCAACCACGGGTCACTGTCAAACAGGTCGCTATCCCACCACAAGGACCCACTTGACTGTACccttggattggtctatataagaagcacctcatttattgctatgaggtacacaaacacttaaaacacacttctttcttactctTTGATTATCTCTTAATCACTTCTTAATCCCTCTGtaatcttacttaggcatcggagggggatcctcgaaccacccccgaggctagttaatccattctgttgtgcagataCCAACCGGCACTCTCAACAGGAATCCagtatcccacagtcagctgttctcattccacacccggaacaattggcgctagaaggaggggacctcATCCCTAGCAACGGTAAAACAGTCAGCATGGATCTCTCACTCAAAGACagtaaaaaaatcaaagaaaaatcagGAAAAAGCGTCGCCAAATCTCAGCCCTCACCCGTAAGCCTAGTGAACCCCTTACAAGCACAACCAATCATAAACCCAGTGATAAGAAACATACTTATACCGGCACAAAAAGATTTTACAGTAGAAGATGACGACGAATTAGAAATGGAAAGCCCTATCAGGGAGCAACCAGCAACACCCCTAGAGCAGACGCTGCAGGAGCGCCTGTCTCCCCTGTCGGAAATATTCACGGGAGAACAGTTAAAAACACTGTCGGTAGTCATGACCGCTTTATCAGAATTACCCGCCACCCAGCAACCAGGTTCAGTCGGCAGTCTTTGAAAGACCAAATCGGCAAATCCCCACCTGCCTGTTAGAGATCTCTTATCCTCCCTCAACCAAGAAAACACAATAGAAAAAAGAAAACGCCCGGACCCACAAGAAAATGAACGGCATGAAACAGAACAACACACCATCTCAGAGTATGAGCGTAGAGCGCCGGTACTACAAATACCTAGACGGCAGACAATCCAGCCAAAAGACTCTCCCCTGTGCCGAGAAATCCTAGAAGAAAGGATGGAAAAGATAAAAAGCCCGACAGGGAAATACGATGGAACGACGGATCCGGAGGATCACTGCACCACCTTTGAACAGCACATGATGCTGTACACAGATTCTGACGCCATGTGGTGAGTGTTCCCATCCACGCTCTTAGGAGTCGCAGCGAGCTAGTATAAGGGCATAGAGGCTCAGTCCATTTACAACTTTAGACAACTGCATGCGGCATTTTTGTCACGCTTTGTGAGCAAGCAGAAGAGAAAGAAATCGTCAGGAGAATTAATGTCGTTTGCTCAAAGGGATAGAGAGCCGTTAAGAGACTATCTCACCCGTTTCAACAACGAGTCAATCACTATCCCCAATCTGCAGCAGGAGGTTGCGGTTCTGGCTTTGATGAGGGGAATGCAAGAGTGTGAATTCAAGAAGTACCTCAGTCGGAAATCATACACTAATCCGGGCGATGTCCTACACAAGGCAAATGAGTACATCAGGGGGGATGAAATGATGAAGATCTCCAGTATAGCAATGGCAACCGGCGGAAGTGCCGGGTACAATCCAAACTATAACAACCCTCAGGCGGGAAGAGGAGGAAACAATTTTCACCAGAATAATAATCAGCAAGGGGCAAGCCAGAAAAACCAGAACAATAGAAATGTCAATCCCCAGGGGCAGAGACCCCGGCAAGATAGAAGGGAGTCCCGAGGACTCTTTGATAATTACACTCCGTTGAACACACCGCGGACGACAATTTACAACATAAACAACAAGATGGGCGGTTGGAGAAGGCCGCCACCAATTTCGAGTAGGGAAAGAAATGTCAAAAAATTCTGCGACTTCCATAATGAACACGGCCACCTCACAGAGGACTGCAGAGACctcaaagacaacattgaggacatGGTCAGAAAGGGGTATTTTTCGCAGTATAGGGCAAGACAAGGAAACGGTAACAACTCGGAAGGAGGAAACCCTGCCAATTCATACCGGCCACAACAACAGCAAAGTCAGCAACAATATCCCAGAATCGAACAACCATACCAGTCACCCAGAATTGAGCAAAGACCACCGGAAACCAGTGCCAGGGAAGAACAAAGGGATAACGGGAAAAAACCACCCGTATTTGTCATCTCTGGCGGCCTAGTCCACTGAGGGACGATAAGCGGCGCCAGCAGGAGTTTAGAAGAACACAGGCGCATGGTAAACTATCACAACACTAGGGCTTGGCCAAGCCCATCCAGCATACCAGTGATGACCTTCTCGAAATCAGATTGTAGAGGCATCATTTTCCCACATGATGACCCATTAGTTCTAACAATTGATATAGAAAATGCCGATGTGAACCGAGTACTGGTAGACGGAGGTAGCTCAGCAAACATCATATTTTGGGAAGCATTCAAGCAATTGCACATACCAGAGGAAGAGCTGCAAAGGGTGAACTACCCAGTAATCGATTTCTCAGGATCTACAGTGTATCCAGAAGGTAGCATAAGGCTGCCGGTGAAAATCGGAGAAGGATATGAGATGCGAGACCTCAATGTGGATTTCGTAATCATCAAAGTGCCAGCGGCCTACAATGTGATCATCGGACGCCCATTCATACACGACGCGCAGGCAATACCACTTATCACTTGACAATGATATATATGTCGAACCTGGAAAGGCCGACAAAGATAAGGGGAAGTCAGGAGGCGGCAAGATCATGTTACTTGACTGCTTTGAGAACACCGGGAAGAATGGTCCCAGAAGTAAACTTGACTACTGATCGTGCAGGGCAAGAAAAAAGGCCGGAAAGAAAGAACAGGACAAAAAGAGGTCGAACTGACCTAGACATGGAACCCTTTGATGAAAGACCAGCAACAGCACCAAAACCAATGCCAGACGGTTTGACGGAGAATATTGAGCTGGAGGTCGGACGACAGGATAGAACGGTCGTAATTGGTACAGAAATGGGGAGTGACATGAAGGTCAACCTCGTAAGCTTGCTAAGAGAACCTGCTGACATCTTTGCATTTTCAGCAGACGAGATGCCCGGTATCGATCCAGACATAATGGTCCATCGGCTAAACGCCGACAGATTAGACCAGTGCGACAGAAAAATGCAACTTCTCCACGGAGAAAATGGCAGCAATACAAGAGGAGGTGGAGAAACTCTTGGCGGCAGGATTCATTGAGCCGTGTGATTACCCTGAATGGTTGGCAAATG encodes:
- the LOC110788536 gene encoding uncharacterized protein, translating into MSFAQRDREPLRDYLTRFNNESITIPNLQQEVAVLALMRGMQECEFKKYLSRKSYTNPGDVLHKANEYIRGDEMMKISSIAMATGGSAGYNPNYNNPQAGRGGNNFHQNNNQQGASQKNQNNRNVNPQGQRPRQDRRESRGLFDNYTPLNTPRTTIYNINNKMGGWRRPPPISSRERNVKKFCDFHNEHGHLTEDCRDLKDNIEDMVRKGYFSQYRARQGNGNNSEGGNPANSYRPQQQQSQQQYPRIEQPYQSPRIEQRPPETSAREEQRDNGKKPPVFVISGGLVH